The Microplitis mediator isolate UGA2020A chromosome 8, iyMicMedi2.1, whole genome shotgun sequence genome has a window encoding:
- the LOC130672677 gene encoding uncharacterized protein LOC130672677: MKFIEFRIILFIASWTMLHGYVLRGRNNELLDKHAVITDNDKNLEDLSFTDNGNKIQVLRSHKTESVDQLNNELHVESDVETDKDNNQGMSVNSKKTLKHSININPVETLGNTFKHGNHASKKIGGLTRTAIETGKKAIVSATQQLRSIISNRSKVTIDSEVKRNVNRGVGNATGLKESSGKKNIQVNENGHHQYETNHNHELSGTASESYQTALPNLKKLVILRQPLSGGPTGMNVVVNSKQHQHEESVVNYNQKTTGFSGHGFQADRSKFMGQSSSSSPEHMTVISNENGHHQYETNHIHELSGTASGSYQTALPNLKKLVILRQPLSGGPTGMNVVVNSKQHQHEESVVNYNQKTTGFSGHGFQADRSKFMGQSSSSSPEHMTVISKENGHHQYETNHNHELSGTASESYQTALPNLKKLVILRQPLSGGPTGMNVVVNSKQHQHEESVVNYNQKTTGFSGHGFQADRSKFMGQSSSSSPEHMTVISNENGHHQYETNHIHELSGTASGSYQTALPNLKKLVILRQPLSGGPTGMNVVVNSKQHEHEESVVNYNQKTTGFSGHGFQADRSKFMGQSSSSSPEHMTVISNENGHHQYETNHNHELSGTASESYQTALPNLKKLVILRQPLSGGPTGMNVVVNSKQHQHEESGVNYNQKTTGFSGHGFQADRSKFMGQSSSSSPEHMTVISNENGHHQYETNHIHELSGTASGSYQTALPNLKKLVILRQPLSGGPTGMNVVVNSKQHQHEESVVNYNQKTTGFSGHGFQADRSKFMGQSSSSSPEHMTVISNENGHHQYETNHIHELSGTASGSYQTALPNLKKLVILRQPLSGGPTGMNVVVNSKQHQHEESGVNYNQKTTGFSGHGFQADRSKFMGQSSSSSPEHMTVISNENGHHQYETNHIHELSGTASGSYQTALPNLKKLVILRQPLSGGPTGMNVVVNSKQHQHEESVVNYNQKTTGFSGHGFQADRSKFMGQSSSSSPEHMTVISNENGHHQYETNHIHELSGTASGSYQTALPNLKKLVILRQPLSGGPTGMNVVVNSKQHQHEESVVNYNQKTTGFSGHGFQADRSKFMGQSSSSSPEHMTVISKENGHHQYETNHNHELSGTASESYQTALPNLKKLVILRQPLSGGPTGMNVVVNSKQHQHEESVVNYNQKTTGFSGHGFQADRSKFMGQSSSSSPEHMTVISNENGHHQYETNHIHELSGTASGSYQTALPNLKKLVILRQPLSGGPTGMNVVVNSKQHEHEESVVNYNQKTTGFSGHGFQADRSKFMGQSSSSSPEHMTVISNENGHHQYETNHNHELSGTASESYQTALPNLKKLVILRQPLSGGPTGMNVVVNSKQHQHEESGVNYNQKTTGFSGHGFQADRSKFMGQSSSSSPEHMTVISNENGHHQYETNHIHELSGTASGSYQTALPNLKKLVILRQPLSGGPTGMNVVVNSKQHQHEESVVNYNQKTTGFSGHGFQADRSKFMGQSSSSSPEHMTVISNENGHHQYETNHIHELSGTASGSYQTALPNLKKLVILRQPLSGGPTGMNVVVNSKQHEHEESVVNYNQKTTGFSGHGFQADRSKFMGQSSSSSPEHMTVISNENGHHQYETNHNHELSGTASESYQTALPNLKKLVILRQPLSGGPTGMNVVVNSKQHQHEESGVNYNQKTTGFSGHGFQADRSKFMGQSSSSSPEHMTVISNENGHHQYETNHNHELSGTASESYQTALPNLKKLVILRQPLSGGPTVMNVVVNSKQHQHEESVVNYNQKTTGFSGHGFQADRSKFMGQSSSSSPEHMTVISNENGHHQYETNHIHELSGTASGLYQTALPNLKKLVILRQPLSGGPTRMNVVVNSKQHQHEESVVNYNQKTTGFSGHGFQADRSKFMGQSSSSSPEHMTVISNENGHHQYETNHNHELSGTASESYQTALPNLKKLVILRQPLSGGPTGMNVVVNSKQHQHEESVVNYNQKTTGFSGHGFQADRSKFMGQSSSSSPEHMTVISNENGHHQYETNHIHELSGTASGSYQTALTNLKKLVIFRQPLSGGPTGMNVVVNSKQHQHEESVVNYNQKTTGFSGHGFQADRSKFMGQSSSSSPEHMTVISNENGHHQYETNHIHELSGTVSGSYQTASLNLKESGLSRQSQNKDSVNMAIDVRNSFTHNHHIEDNVELKNNLNLNSEGILHKPSDFFSSVAGKVGDLVKSAASTRNTRAQSAGQLLKNGITIKGEISLNHKADNHVSSSYH; encoded by the exons atgaaatttatcgaATTTCGGATTATTCT ATTTATTGCATCATGGACAATGCTTCATGGATATGTACTGCGAGGCCGTAACAATGAATTGCTTGATAAACATGCTGTCATCACGGACAATGATAAAAATCTGGAAGATTTGAGTTTTACTGATAATGGAAATAAGATACAAGTACTAAGATCACACAAAACTGAATCGGTAGATCagttaaataatgaattacaTGTTGAATCTGATGTTGAAACTGATAAAGACAATAATCAAGGAATGAGTGTAAATTCCAAGAAGACTCTAAAGCATAGTATCAATATAAATCCAGTAGAAACACTTGGTAACACATTTAAGCACGGGAATCatgcaagtaaaaaaatcggaGGTTTGACTAGAACAGCAATAGAAACAGGAAAAAAGGCGATAGTGTCTGCAACTCAACAGTTGAGAAGTATCATTTCGAACAGGAGTAAAGTAACAATTGATAGCGAGGTCAAAAGAAATGTAAACCGGGGTGTTGGAAATGCAACTGGATTAAAAGAATCGAGCGGAAAAAAGAATATTCAAGTAAATGAAAACGGTCACCATCAGTACGAGACAAATCATAATCACGAATTATCAGGCACAGCTAGTGAATCGTATCAGACAGCCCTGccgaatttgaaaaaattagtgatATTACGCCAACCGCTATCCGGTGGTCCCACTGGAATGAATGTTGTTGTAAATTCAAAGCAACATCAACATGAAGAATCGGTAGTTAATTATAATCAGAAAACGACTGGATTTAGTGGCCATGGGTTTCAAGCAGATCGATCGAAATTTATGGGGCAGTCCAGCTCTAGCAGTCCTGAACATATGACAGTTATATCAAATGAAAACGGTCACCATCAATACGAAACAAATCATATTCACGAATTATCAGGCACAGCTAGTGGATCGTATCAGACAGCCCTGccgaatttgaaaaaattagtgatATTACGCCAACCGCTATCCGGTGGTCCCACTGGAATGAATGTTGTTGTAAATTCAAAGCAACATCAACATGAAGAATCGGTAGTTAATTATAATCAGAAAACGACTGGATTTAGTGGCCATGGGTTTCAAGCAGATCGATCGAAATTTATGGGGCAGTCCAGCTCTAGCAGTCCTGAACATATGACAGTTATATCAAAGGAAAACGGTCACCATCAGTACGAAACAAATCATAATCACGAATTATCAGGCACAGCTAGTGAATCGTATCAGACAGCCCTGccgaatttgaaaaaattagtgatATTACGCCAACCGCTATCCGGTGGTCCCACTGGAATGAATGTTGTTGTAAATTCAAAGCAACATCAACATGAAGAATCGGTAGTTAATTATAATCAGAAAACGACTGGATTTAGTGGCCATGGGTTTCAAGCAGATCGATCGAAATTTATGGGGCAGTCCAGCTCTAGCAGTCCTGAACATATGACAGTTATATCAAATGAAAACGGTCACCATCAATACGAAACAAATCATATTCACGAATTATCAGGCACAGCTAGTGGATCGTATCAGACAGCCCTGccgaatttgaaaaaattagtgatATTACGCCAACCGCTATCCGGTGGTCCCACTGGAATGAATGTTGTTGTAAATTCAAAGCAACATGAACATGAAGAATCGGTAGTTAATTATAATCAGAAAACGACTGGATTTAGTGGCCATGGGTTTCAAGCAGATCGATCGAAATTTATGGGGCAGTCCAGCTCTAGCAGTCCTGAACATATGACAGTTATATCAAATGAAAACGGTCACCATCAGTACGAAACAAATCATAATCACGAATTATCAGGCACAGCTAGTGAATCGTATCAGACAGCCCTGccgaatttgaaaaaattagtgatATTACGCCAACCGCTATCCGGTGGTCCCACTGGAATGAATGTTGTTGTAAATTCAAAGCAACATCAACATGAAGAATCGGGAGTTAATTATAATCAGAAAACGACTGGATTTAGTGGCCATGGGTTTCAAGCAGATCGATCGAAATTTATGGGGCAGTCCAGCTCTAGCAGTCCTGAACATATGACAGTTATATCAAATGAAAACGGTCACCATCAATACGAAACAAATCATATTCACGAATTATCAGGCACAGCTAGTGGATCGTATCAGACAGCCCTGccgaatttgaaaaaattagtgatATTACGCCAACCGCTATCCGGTGGTCCCACTGGAATGAATGTTGTTGTAAATTCAAAGCAACATCAACATGAAGAATCGGTAGTTAATTATAATCAGAAAACGACTGGATTTAGTGGCCATGGGTTTCAAGCAGATCGATCGAAATTTATGGGGCAGTCCAGCTCTAGCAGTCCTGAACATATGACAGTTATATCAAATGAAAACGGTCACCATCAATACGAAACAAATCATATTCACGAATTATCAGGCACAGCTAGTGGATCGTATCAGACAGCCCTGccgaatttgaaaaaattagtgatATTACGCCAACCGCTATCCGGTGGTCCCACTGGAATGAATGTTGTTGTAAATTCAAAGCAACATCAACATGAAGAATCGGGAGTTAATTATAATCAGAAAACGACTGGATTTAGTGGCCATGGGTTTCAAGCAGATCGATCGAAATTTATGGGGCAGTCCAGCTCTAGCAGTCCTGAACATATGACAGTTATATCAAATGAAAACGGTCACCATCAATACGAAACAAATCATATTCACGAATTATCAGGCACAGCTAGTGGATCGTATCAGACAGCCCTGccgaatttgaaaaaattagtgatATTACGCCAACCGCTATCCGGTGGTCCCACTGGAATGAATGTTGTTGTAAATTCAAAGCAACATCAACATGAAGAATCGGTAGTTAATTATAATCAGAAAACGACTGGATTTAGTGGCCATGGGTTTCAAGCAGATCGATCGAAATTTATGGGGCAGTCCAGCTCTAGCAGTCCTGAACATATGACAGTTATATCAAATGAAAACGGTCACCATCAATACGAAACAAATCATATTCACGAATTATCAGGCACAGCTAGTGGATCGTATCAGACAGCCCTGccgaatttgaaaaaattagtgatATTACGCCAACCGCTATCCGGTGGTCCCACTGGAATGAATGTTGTTGTAAATTCAAAGCAACATCAACATGAAGAATCGGTAGTTAATTATAATCAGAAAACGACTGGATTTAGTGGCCATGGGTTTCAAGCAGATCGATCGAAATTTATGGGGCAGTCCAGCTCTAGCAGTCCTGAACATATGACAGTTATATCAAAGGAAAACGGTCACCATCAGTACGAAACAAATCATAATCACGAATTATCAGGCACAGCTAGTGAATCGTATCAGACAGCCCTGccgaatttgaaaaaattagtgatATTACGCCAACCGCTATCCGGTGGTCCCACTGGAATGAATGTTGTTGTAAATTCAAAGCAACATCAACATGAAGAATCGGTAGTTAATTATAATCAGAAAACGACTGGATTTAGTGGCCATGGGTTTCAAGCAGATCGATCGAAATTTATGGGGCAGTCCAGCTCTAGCAGTCCTGAACATATGACAGTTATATCAAATGAAAACGGTCACCATCAATACGAAACAAATCATATTCACGAATTATCAGGCACAGCTAGTGGATCGTATCAGACAGCCCTGccgaatttgaaaaaattagtgatATTACGCCAACCGCTATCCGGTGGTCCCACTGGAATGAATGTTGTTGTAAATTCAAAGCAACATGAACATGAAGAATCGGTAGTTAATTATAATCAGAAAACGACTGGATTTAGTGGCCATGGGTTTCAAGCAGATCGATCGAAATTTATGGGGCAGTCCAGCTCTAGCAGTCCTGAACATATGACAGTTATATCAAATGAAAACGGTCACCATCAGTACGAAACAAATCATAATCACGAATTATCAGGCACAGCTAGTGAATCGTATCAGACAGCCCTGccgaatttgaaaaaattagtgatATTACGCCAACCGCTATCCGGTGGTCCCACTGGAATGAATGTTGTTGTAAATTCAAAGCAACATCAACATGAAGAATCGGGAGTTAATTATAATCAGAAAACGACTGGATTTAGTGGCCATGGGTTTCAAGCAGATCGATCGAAATTTATGGGGCAGTCCAGCTCTAGCAGTCCTGAACATATGACAGTTATATCAAATGAAAACGGTCACCATCAATACGAAACAAATCATATTCACGAATTATCAGGCACAGCTAGTGGATCGTATCAGACAGCCCTGccgaatttgaaaaaattagtgatATTACGCCAACCGCTATCCGGTGGTCCCACTGGAATGAATGTTGTTGTAAATTCAAAGCAACATCAACATGAAGAATCGGTAGTTAATTATAATCAGAAAACGACTGGATTTAGTGGCCATGGGTTTCAAGCAGATCGATCGAAATTTATGGGGCAGTCCAGCTCTAGCAGTCCTGAACATATGACAGTTATATCAAATGAAAACGGTCACCATCAATACGAAACAAATCATATTCACGAATTATCAGGCACAGCTAGTGGATCGTATCAGACAGCCCTGccgaatttgaaaaaattagtgatATTACGCCAACCGCTATCCGGTGGTCCCACTGGAATGAATGTTGTTGTAAATTCAAAGCAACATGAACATGAAGAATCGGTAGTTAATTATAATCAGAAAACGACTGGATTTAGTGGCCATGGGTTTCAAGCAGATCGATCGAAATTTATGGGGCAGTCCAGCTCTAGCAGTCCTGAACATATGACAGTTATATCAAATGAAAACGGTCACCATCAGTACGAAACAAATCATAATCACGAATTATCAGGCACAGCTAGTGAATCGTATCAGACAGCCCTGccgaatttgaaaaaattagtgatATTACGCCAACCGCTATCCGGTGGTCCCACTGGAATGAATGTTGTTGTAAATTCAAAGCAACATCAACATGAAGAATCGGGAGTTAATTATAATCAGAAAACGACTGGATTTAGTGGCCATGGGTTTCAAGCAGATCGATCGAAATTTATGGGGCAGTCCAGCTCTAGCAGTCCTGAACATATGACAGTTATATCAAATGAAAACGGTCACCATCAGTACGAAACAAATCATAATCACGAATTATCAGGCACAGCTAGTGAATCGTATCAGACAGCCCTGccgaatttgaaaaaattagtgatATTACGCCAACCGCTATCCGGTGGTCCCACTGTAATGAATGTTGTTGTAAATTCAAAGCAACATCAACATGAAGAATCGGTAGTTAATTATAATCAGAAAACGACTGGATTTAGTGGCCATGGGTTTCAAGCAGATCGATCGAAATTTATGGGGCAGTCCAGCTCTAGCAGTCCTGAACATATGACAGTTATATCAAATGAAAACGGTCACCATCAATACGAAACAAATCATATTCACGAATTATCAGGCACAGCTAGTGGATTGTATCAGACAGCCCTGccgaatttgaaaaaattagtgatATTACGCCAACCGCTATCCGGTGGTCCCACTAGAATGAATGTTGTTGTAAATTCAAAGCAACATCAACATGAAGAATCGGTAGTTAATTATAATCAGAAAACGACTGGATTTAGTGGCCATGGGTTTCAAGCAGATCGATCGAAATTTATGGGGCAGTCCAGCTCTAGCAGTCCTGAACATATGACAGTTATATCAAATGAAAACGGTCACCATCAGTACGAAACAAATCATAATCACGAATTATCAGGCACAGCTAGTGAATCGTATCAGACAGCCCTGccgaatttgaaaaaattagtgatATTACGCCAACCGCTATCCGGTGGTCCCACTGGAATGAATGTTGTTGTAAATTCAAAGCAACATCAACATGAAGAATCGGTAGTTAATTATAATCAGAAAACGACTGGATTTAGTGGCCATGGGTTTCAAGCAGATCGATCGAAATTTATGGGGCAGTCCAGCTCTAGCAGTCCTGAACATATGACAGTTATATCAAATGAAAACGGTCACCATCAATACGAAACAAATCATATTCACGAATTATCAGGCACAGCTAGTGGATCGTATCAGACAGCCCTgacgaatttgaaaaaattagtgatATTTCGCCAACCGCTATCCGGTGGTCCCACTGGAATGAATGTTGTTGTAAATTCAAAGCAACATCAACATGAAGAATCGGtagttaattataatcaaaaaaCGACTGGATTTAGTGGCCATGGGTTTCAAGCAGATCGATCGAAATTTATGGGGCAGTCCAGCTCTAGCAGTCCTGAACATATGACAGTTATATCAAATGAAAACGGTCACCATCAGTACGAAACAAATCATATTCACGAATTATCAGGCACAGTTAGTGGATCGTATCAGACAGCCTCGCTGAATTTGAAAGAATCAGGGTTATCACGCCAGTCGCAAAATAAAGATTCCGTGAATATGGCTATCGATGTCAGAAATAGTTTTACTCACAATCATCATATTGAAGATAACGTAGAGctgaaaaataatctaaaCTTAAACTCTGAAGGCATTCTTCACAAACCATCCGACTTTTTTTCCAGTGTTGCCGGAAAAGTTGGCGACTTAGTAAAATCTGCAGCGAGTACACGAAATACTCGAGCTCAATCTGCAGGTCAATTATTGAAGAATGGTATTACAATTAAAGGTGAAATATCATTGAACCATAAAGCCGATAATCACGTATCGAGTTCTTATCACTGA
- the LOC130672679 gene encoding uncharacterized protein LOC130672679 isoform X1, producing MRYIDAFEYTYNYTDQIVYESRIIINETVLTMNSINYHVYNCNSKLSNPDENIELERMMQTIIINERNLSPTNSCDLESISNIADQSGCRQLRDCKYLSGRINVCESNDPVRRYEWFSLSNGIVYGNNDTCHGPISSIGNDGSSSSDSYQCFAFHCTCLIKPSQSPRVVTAISFRNQVSDISNNKVVVSIKFVKTLSMIQIQIYEGTLMPFGRISLDQWKPLENISYDERAEKYYVTNKEGWQFPLLLGAHYAHPEIMNFDDIIAPSGSVVTGVRFRFAEDLFTYSQFKSLAIQLQIRVTPFDFVGGKLVDIDETRWIATESQNTRYELPLENPDKPTKSPKNDPDSATNEFIKFRPSDLSKDAGQTTVPFLEGQNVQILTRPIGGVGIFHRGSNGYGGYLAFKLFDVNLSKFLESDL from the exons ATGCGTTATATAGATGCATTCGAGTATACATACAACTATACCGACCAAATAGTATATGAATctagaataattataaatgaaactGTACTAACGATGAACAGTATCAACTATCATGTTTATAATTGTAACTCAAAACTTTCAAACCCAG atgaAAACATTGAATTGGAACGAATGATGCAAACGATTATAATTAACGAAAGAAATTTGAGTCCAACAAATTCGTGTGATCTTGAGTCTATTAGTAATATAGCCGACCAATCAGGATGCCGACAGCTTCGGGATTGTAAATATCTTTCCGGCAGGATTAATGTTTGCGAATCG AACGATCCAGTAAGACGTTACGAGTGGTTTAGTCTAAGCAATGGAATTGTTTATGGCAATAATGATACATGTCATGGACCTATAAGCTCCATTGGTAATGATGGATCTAGTTCATCGGATAGCTATCAATGTTTTGCTTTCCATTGTACCTGTCTAATAAAACCATCACAATCCCCAAGGGTCGTTACTGCTATCAGTTTTAGAAACCAAGTATCGGACATCAGTAACAACAA GGTCGTCGTAAGCATTAAATTTGTAAAGACATTGTCaatgattcaaattcaaatatatgaagGAACATTGATGCCCTTTGGAAGAATTAGTCTTGACCAATGGAAGCCATTGGAAAATATTAGTTACGATGAACGTGcagaaaaatattatgttaCAAATAAAGAAGGGTGGCAATTTCCCTTACTACTGGGAGCTCATTATGCACACCcagaaataatgaattttgatGACATTATTGCACCTTCAGGATCCGTGGTCACGGGAGTAAGATTTAGATTTGCTGAagatttatttacttattcacAATTCAAGTCTCTTGCTATTCAATTGCAAATCCGTGTTACGCCTTTCGATTTCGTTGGAGGCAAACTTGTAGATATTGATGAAACACGTTGGATAGCTACCGAATCCCAAAACACGAG ATATGAACTGCCACTAGAAAATCCTGACAAGCCAACAAAATCACCAAAAAATGATCCCGATTCGGCGACAAATGAATTCATCAAATTTCGTCCTTCTGATCTCAGTAAAGATGCCGGACAAACTACAGTACCTTTTCTTGAAGGACAAAATGTTCAAATACTTACAAGACCTATAGGTGGTGTTGGTATTTTTCATCGTGGTAGTAACGGATACGGCGGATATCTTGCTTTCAAACtctttgacgtaaatttgtcTAAATTTTTAGAGTCTGATCTTTGA
- the LOC130672679 gene encoding uncharacterized protein LOC130672679 isoform X2, translating into MMQTIIINERNLSPTNSCDLESISNIADQSGCRQLRDCKYLSGRINVCESNDPVRRYEWFSLSNGIVYGNNDTCHGPISSIGNDGSSSSDSYQCFAFHCTCLIKPSQSPRVVTAISFRNQVSDISNNKVVVSIKFVKTLSMIQIQIYEGTLMPFGRISLDQWKPLENISYDERAEKYYVTNKEGWQFPLLLGAHYAHPEIMNFDDIIAPSGSVVTGVRFRFAEDLFTYSQFKSLAIQLQIRVTPFDFVGGKLVDIDETRWIATESQNTRYELPLENPDKPTKSPKNDPDSATNEFIKFRPSDLSKDAGQTTVPFLEGQNVQILTRPIGGVGIFHRGSNGYGGYLAFKLFDVNLSKFLESDL; encoded by the exons ATGATGCAAACGATTATAATTAACGAAAGAAATTTGAGTCCAACAAATTCGTGTGATCTTGAGTCTATTAGTAATATAGCCGACCAATCAGGATGCCGACAGCTTCGGGATTGTAAATATCTTTCCGGCAGGATTAATGTTTGCGAATCG AACGATCCAGTAAGACGTTACGAGTGGTTTAGTCTAAGCAATGGAATTGTTTATGGCAATAATGATACATGTCATGGACCTATAAGCTCCATTGGTAATGATGGATCTAGTTCATCGGATAGCTATCAATGTTTTGCTTTCCATTGTACCTGTCTAATAAAACCATCACAATCCCCAAGGGTCGTTACTGCTATCAGTTTTAGAAACCAAGTATCGGACATCAGTAACAACAA GGTCGTCGTAAGCATTAAATTTGTAAAGACATTGTCaatgattcaaattcaaatatatgaagGAACATTGATGCCCTTTGGAAGAATTAGTCTTGACCAATGGAAGCCATTGGAAAATATTAGTTACGATGAACGTGcagaaaaatattatgttaCAAATAAAGAAGGGTGGCAATTTCCCTTACTACTGGGAGCTCATTATGCACACCcagaaataatgaattttgatGACATTATTGCACCTTCAGGATCCGTGGTCACGGGAGTAAGATTTAGATTTGCTGAagatttatttacttattcacAATTCAAGTCTCTTGCTATTCAATTGCAAATCCGTGTTACGCCTTTCGATTTCGTTGGAGGCAAACTTGTAGATATTGATGAAACACGTTGGATAGCTACCGAATCCCAAAACACGAG ATATGAACTGCCACTAGAAAATCCTGACAAGCCAACAAAATCACCAAAAAATGATCCCGATTCGGCGACAAATGAATTCATCAAATTTCGTCCTTCTGATCTCAGTAAAGATGCCGGACAAACTACAGTACCTTTTCTTGAAGGACAAAATGTTCAAATACTTACAAGACCTATAGGTGGTGTTGGTATTTTTCATCGTGGTAGTAACGGATACGGCGGATATCTTGCTTTCAAACtctttgacgtaaatttgtcTAAATTTTTAGAGTCTGATCTTTGA